One genomic segment of Amycolatopsis sp. Hca4 includes these proteins:
- a CDS encoding PA containing protein, producing MTTDNHIAAPSFDRMRNMLVRAAEVRESEQQQIFDALDDIYARLAPVDSLGAVRKRLSEMPDRTEVSVLAERLDETMSRLEAQDAAIAALTRAVESIVDKLAKPFAQLDGRLDGVAARFEGVAGRMDGLEDKLQNIHRRLDELGGHLDKQDAKLDSIPQSVHGPVRERIEQIEATLRERIDSTDHELRGKVDELSRVTQERVGELGRTTHERIDANTEALKVALTETGEMIDASDRLENLGNRLETVTTRLDDLASRLDKVEDGFLSGIGDLDGALKAGLSKVEGTLSKQPDTDSVDSLVRKSNDESVRRIGGQLDEAMATFAELMLGGGPAVQQIAPPPPAPRQPRRSSRNGRAPKPADGKAKAEGAEEAAE from the coding sequence GTGACCACTGACAACCACATTGCCGCCCCGTCCTTCGACCGGATGCGCAACATGCTGGTGCGCGCGGCCGAAGTGCGTGAGAGCGAGCAGCAGCAGATCTTCGACGCGCTCGACGACATCTACGCCCGCCTCGCGCCGGTCGACTCGCTGGGCGCCGTCCGCAAGCGGCTGTCCGAGATGCCCGACCGCACCGAGGTCAGCGTCCTCGCCGAGCGCCTCGACGAGACGATGTCCCGCCTCGAGGCCCAGGACGCGGCGATCGCCGCCCTGACTCGCGCGGTCGAGAGCATCGTCGACAAGCTCGCCAAGCCCTTCGCGCAGCTCGACGGCCGCCTCGACGGCGTCGCCGCGCGCTTCGAGGGCGTCGCCGGCCGGATGGACGGGCTCGAGGACAAGCTCCAGAACATCCACCGGCGGCTCGACGAGCTGGGTGGCCACCTCGACAAGCAGGACGCGAAGCTCGACTCGATCCCGCAGTCGGTGCACGGCCCGGTCCGCGAGCGGATCGAGCAGATTGAGGCGACGCTGCGCGAGCGCATCGACTCCACCGACCACGAGCTGCGCGGCAAGGTCGACGAGCTCAGCCGCGTCACGCAGGAGCGCGTCGGCGAGCTGGGCCGCACCACGCACGAGCGGATCGACGCCAACACCGAGGCGCTCAAGGTCGCGCTGACCGAGACCGGCGAGATGATCGACGCGTCCGACCGGCTGGAGAACCTGGGCAACCGGCTCGAAACGGTCACCACCCGCCTCGACGACCTGGCCTCCCGCCTCGACAAGGTGGAGGACGGCTTCCTCTCCGGCATCGGCGACCTCGACGGCGCGCTCAAGGCCGGGCTGTCGAAGGTCGAGGGCACGCTGTCCAAGCAGCCGGACACCGACTCGGTGGACTCGCTGGTCCGCAAGAGCAACGACGAGAGCGTCCGCCGCATCGGCGGCCAGCTCGACGAGGCGATGGCGACGTTCGCGGAGCTGATGCTCGGCGGCGGCCCGGCGGTCCAGCAGATCGCGCCGCCCCCGCCCGCCCCGCGCCAGCCGCGTCGCAGCTCCCGCAACGGCCGCGCGCCCAAGCCGGCCGACGGCAAGGCCAAGGCCGAAGGTGCGGAAGAAGCAGCGGAGTAA
- a CDS encoding thymidine phosphorylase yields the protein MSAFAAVDVIRAKRDGGTLSDEQIDWVVDAYTRGVVAEEQMSALAMAIFLNGMTSAEISRWTHAMIASGERLSLSVSRPTVDKHSTGGVGDKITLPLAPLVAACGAAVPQLSGRGLGHTGGTLDKLESIPGWRAALSTSEIARQLEDVGAVVCAATDGLAPADKKLYALRDVTSTVESIPLIASSIMSKKIAEGASGLVLDVKFGSGAFMKSLEQARALAAALTSIGADHGVPTTALLTDMNVPLGRAVGNAVEVAESVDVLQGSGPADVVALTLALAGEMLALAGLDVDPEPVLASGKAYEVWCRMISAQGGDPSAALPTPAHVHVVSAPASGVLASLDAYAVGVAAWRLGAGRARKEDPVQAAAGILCLAKPGDRVSAGDPLLELHTDTPDAVPAALAALEGGFSIADSAPEPGPIVVETIRAEV from the coding sequence GTGAGCGCGTTCGCGGCGGTCGACGTCATCCGGGCGAAGCGGGACGGCGGGACGCTCTCCGACGAGCAGATCGACTGGGTCGTCGACGCGTACACGCGCGGGGTCGTGGCCGAAGAGCAGATGTCGGCGCTGGCCATGGCGATCTTCCTGAACGGGATGACTTCGGCGGAGATCTCGCGGTGGACGCACGCGATGATCGCGTCGGGGGAACGGCTTTCGCTGTCCGTTTCCCGGCCCACGGTCGACAAGCACTCGACGGGCGGGGTCGGCGACAAGATCACGCTGCCGCTGGCGCCCCTGGTGGCGGCGTGCGGGGCGGCGGTGCCGCAGCTGTCCGGGCGCGGGCTCGGCCACACGGGTGGGACGCTCGACAAGCTGGAGTCGATCCCCGGCTGGCGGGCCGCACTGTCCACTTCGGAGATTGCCAGGCAGCTGGAAGACGTCGGCGCGGTGGTCTGCGCGGCGACGGACGGGCTGGCACCGGCGGACAAGAAGCTGTACGCGCTGCGGGACGTCACCTCGACGGTGGAGTCGATCCCGCTGATCGCGAGCTCGATCATGAGCAAGAAGATCGCGGAGGGCGCGTCCGGGCTGGTCCTGGACGTGAAGTTCGGGTCGGGCGCGTTCATGAAGTCTCTCGAGCAAGCCCGCGCGCTGGCTGCGGCCCTGACGTCGATCGGCGCTGATCACGGCGTCCCGACGACGGCGTTGCTGACCGACATGAACGTCCCGCTGGGGCGGGCGGTCGGGAACGCGGTGGAGGTCGCGGAGTCGGTCGACGTGCTCCAGGGCAGCGGGCCGGCGGACGTGGTGGCGCTGACTCTCGCCTTGGCGGGGGAGATGCTGGCCCTCGCCGGTCTCGACGTGGACCCGGAGCCGGTGCTGGCTTCCGGCAAGGCGTACGAGGTCTGGTGCCGGATGATCTCCGCCCAGGGCGGCGACCCTTCGGCGGCGCTGCCCACGCCTGCCCACGTACACGTCGTGTCGGCGCCTGCGTCGGGGGTGCTGGCTTCGCTGGACGCGTACGCGGTGGGTGTCGCGGCGTGGCGGCTGGGCGCGGGCCGGGCCCGCAAGGAGGACCCGGTCCAAGCGGCGGCGGGCATCCTGTGCCTGGCGAAGCCGGGCGACCGGGTCTCGGCCGGTGACCCGCTCCTGGAGCTGCACACGGACACACCGGACGCGGTCCCCGCGGCCCTGGCCGCCCTCGAAGGCGGGTTCTCGATCGCGGACTCGGCACCCGAGCCGGGCCCGATCGTCGTGGAGACCATCCGCGCCGAGGTGTGA
- a CDS encoding cytidine deaminase, with the protein MSTVDWDALRSRAIEAASHAYAPYSGLHVGVAGIVDDGRVVTGCNVENASYGLGLCAECTMAGQLRLSGGGRLVAVACRSGAGDLLMPCGRCRQILFELGGSSCLVDTPSGILPMSDVLPDAFGPDDLP; encoded by the coding sequence GTGTCTACTGTGGATTGGGACGCGCTGCGGTCCCGGGCGATCGAGGCGGCTTCCCACGCGTACGCGCCTTATTCGGGGCTGCACGTCGGAGTGGCCGGGATCGTCGACGACGGCCGGGTGGTGACCGGGTGCAACGTCGAAAACGCGTCCTACGGGCTCGGGCTGTGCGCCGAGTGCACGATGGCCGGGCAGCTGCGGCTGTCCGGTGGCGGCCGGCTGGTCGCCGTGGCCTGCCGTTCCGGTGCCGGTGACCTGCTGATGCCGTGCGGGCGCTGCCGGCAGATCCTGTTCGAGCTGGGCGGGTCTTCGTGCCTGGTGGACACGCCGAGCGGGATCCTGCCGATGTCCGACGTCCTGCCGGACGCGTTCGGCCCGGACGACCTGCCGTGA
- a CDS encoding ABC transporter permease — MPVQRRRRGRVPGWLRGVIWAVIAIAVISTASYSTGVSALTSSNTASTALRLALPILLCALGGLWAERAGVVNIGLEGMMILGTWGAAWGSYNGGVWAGLIAAIVFGALGGLLHAVATVTFNVNHIVSGVAINLLGLGITKYLANLIFAPISGNPRQSPVVPKFDTYSATFLSDWLGDLEKQQRVGISDVAGILRGLVTEVAPLTMLAIVLVPVSFWILWKTRFGLRLRSCGENPVAAESLGVNVYLHKYVAVIISGAFAGMGGASLVLLRGGADYLENQTNGRGYIGLAAMIFGNWRPGGLLGGAALFGYADGLQLAGGGEAVLALLYGAVILVAVIVVVQLFRRQWIAAGLGVLGAGVLYAIYWSNDTLPSDLIPYTAHFVTLIVLAVASQRLRPPKADGQPYRRGED, encoded by the coding sequence ATGCCGGTGCAGCGCCGCCGCCGGGGCCGGGTCCCCGGCTGGCTGCGCGGGGTCATCTGGGCCGTCATCGCCATCGCCGTCATCTCGACGGCGTCGTACTCCACCGGTGTCTCCGCGCTGACGTCGTCGAACACCGCTTCGACGGCCCTGCGCCTGGCGCTGCCGATCCTGCTCTGCGCGCTGGGCGGCCTCTGGGCCGAGCGCGCGGGCGTGGTCAACATCGGCCTCGAGGGCATGATGATCCTCGGGACCTGGGGCGCCGCCTGGGGTTCCTACAACGGTGGCGTCTGGGCCGGCCTGATCGCCGCGATCGTGTTCGGCGCGCTGGGCGGGCTGCTGCACGCGGTGGCGACGGTGACGTTCAACGTCAACCACATCGTCTCCGGTGTCGCGATCAACCTGCTCGGCCTTGGCATCACGAAGTACCTCGCGAACCTGATCTTCGCGCCGATCTCCGGCAACCCGCGGCAGTCGCCGGTGGTGCCGAAGTTCGACACGTACTCGGCGACGTTCCTTTCGGACTGGCTGGGCGACCTGGAGAAGCAGCAGCGCGTCGGGATTTCCGACGTCGCCGGCATCCTGCGTGGCCTGGTCACCGAGGTGGCGCCGCTGACGATGCTCGCGATCGTCCTGGTGCCGGTCAGCTTCTGGATCCTCTGGAAGACCCGGTTCGGCCTGCGGCTGCGTTCCTGCGGCGAGAACCCGGTGGCGGCCGAGTCCCTCGGCGTCAACGTCTACCTGCACAAGTACGTGGCCGTGATCATCTCCGGCGCGTTCGCCGGTATGGGCGGCGCTTCGCTGGTGCTGCTGCGCGGCGGCGCGGACTACCTGGAGAACCAGACGAACGGCCGCGGGTACATCGGCCTGGCGGCGATGATCTTCGGCAACTGGCGGCCGGGCGGCCTGCTCGGCGGCGCGGCGCTGTTCGGCTACGCGGACGGCCTGCAGCTGGCCGGCGGTGGCGAAGCGGTGCTGGCGCTGCTGTACGGCGCGGTGATCCTGGTCGCCGTGATCGTCGTCGTGCAGCTGTTCCGCCGCCAGTGGATCGCGGCCGGCCTCGGCGTGCTCGGCGCGGGTGTGCTGTACGCGATCTACTGGTCCAACGACACGCTGCCGTCGGACCTGATCCCGTACACCGCGCACTTCGTGACGCTGATCGTGCTGGCGGTGGCTTCGCAGCGGCTGCGGCCGCCGAAGGCCGACGGCCAGCCGTACCGACGGGGTGAGGACTGA
- a CDS encoding ABC transporter permease — MTSWRTKLLPPLLAIVFAVLLSAIALLISGADPLQAYGTMIGQMFKGSTAVDTVNLATVYYLSGLAVAIGFQMNLFNIGVEGQYRFAAVVAAIAGGAMKLPPVIHVIAILLVAVVAGMTYAAIPAVLKVTRGVSEVISTIMLNAIVAGIIAFLINADQFGVQTGNNIGTRVIEPSGRIPGIPLGSGTLFGFVFIAAIVGGAYWFMLNRTRFGFELKASGESTTAAAAGGVNAKKMTLIAMLLSGAVAGLVAMPELLGRDYSYGITATQMYGFTGIAVALLGRNHPGGIALGALLWAFLDTSAVSLEQINVSKEIATIMQGIIVLSVVVAYEIVRRADLAAEQRRVGRALAARKGSSVAEGGAV; from the coding sequence ATGACTTCCTGGCGCACGAAACTGCTGCCACCGCTGCTGGCGATCGTGTTCGCCGTCCTGCTGTCGGCGATCGCGCTGCTCATCTCGGGCGCGGACCCGCTGCAGGCGTACGGGACGATGATCGGCCAGATGTTCAAGGGCTCGACCGCGGTCGACACCGTGAACCTGGCGACGGTCTACTACCTGTCCGGGCTCGCGGTCGCCATCGGCTTCCAGATGAACCTCTTCAACATCGGTGTCGAAGGCCAGTACCGCTTCGCCGCCGTCGTCGCCGCGATCGCCGGTGGCGCGATGAAGCTGCCGCCGGTCATCCACGTCATCGCGATCCTGCTGGTCGCGGTCGTCGCGGGGATGACCTACGCGGCCATCCCGGCCGTGCTCAAGGTGACCCGCGGGGTCAGCGAGGTCATCTCGACGATCATGCTCAACGCGATCGTCGCCGGGATCATCGCGTTCCTGATCAACGCCGACCAGTTCGGCGTGCAGACCGGCAACAACATCGGCACCCGGGTGATCGAGCCGTCGGGCCGGATCCCGGGCATCCCGCTCGGCTCGGGCACGCTGTTCGGGTTCGTGTTCATCGCCGCGATCGTCGGCGGTGCCTACTGGTTCATGCTCAACCGCACGCGGTTCGGCTTCGAGCTCAAGGCGTCCGGCGAGTCGACCACCGCGGCCGCCGCGGGTGGCGTCAACGCCAAGAAGATGACGCTGATCGCGATGCTGCTCTCCGGTGCCGTCGCCGGCCTGGTCGCGATGCCGGAGCTGCTCGGCCGCGACTACAGCTACGGCATCACCGCGACCCAGATGTACGGCTTCACCGGCATCGCGGTCGCGCTGCTCGGCCGCAACCACCCCGGCGGCATCGCGCTCGGCGCGCTGCTGTGGGCGTTCCTCGACACCTCCGCGGTGTCGCTGGAGCAGATCAACGTGTCCAAGGAGATCGCGACGATCATGCAGGGCATCATCGTGCTGTCGGTCGTCGTGGCGTACGAGATCGTGCGCCGGGCCGACCTCGCGGCCGAACAACGGAGGGTGGGCCGCGCGCTCGCCGCCCGCAAGGGTTCCTCGGTCGCCGAAGGGGGTGCGGTGTGA